A part of Marinobacter psychrophilus genomic DNA contains:
- a CDS encoding ABC transporter ATP-binding protein — MNQSNDQTLPNPHVILRVSKLTHKVDLESNTLTILQGVNLEINQGDSVAIVGRSGSGKTTLLGLLAGLDTPSEGSIELDGANISALGEDERAALRAQRVGFVFQSFQLLPALTALENVMLPLELASRQNAEARARELLQRVGLGERLTHTPRQLSGGEQQRVAIARAFACEPAILFADEPTGNLDNRTGKDVSDLLMALNREQGTTLVMVTHDEQLAVRCGRQFHIEGGVLSEPETRQEAVT, encoded by the coding sequence GTGAATCAATCTAATGACCAAACGCTACCAAACCCCCACGTGATATTGCGGGTCAGCAAGCTGACACACAAGGTGGACCTTGAGTCCAATACGCTAACGATTTTGCAAGGAGTCAACCTGGAAATCAATCAAGGCGACTCCGTCGCTATTGTCGGGCGCTCCGGCTCCGGAAAAACCACCTTGCTGGGCTTGCTGGCTGGGCTGGACACGCCGAGCGAAGGCAGTATTGAACTGGATGGTGCAAACATCAGCGCTCTGGGCGAAGACGAGCGTGCCGCGCTGCGAGCCCAACGAGTTGGCTTTGTGTTTCAGTCATTTCAATTATTGCCGGCTCTGACCGCTCTTGAAAACGTGATGTTGCCGCTGGAACTGGCCAGTCGCCAAAATGCCGAAGCGCGAGCGCGAGAGCTTTTGCAACGGGTAGGCTTGGGAGAGCGTCTGACCCATACCCCGCGGCAATTATCCGGTGGCGAGCAGCAGCGGGTGGCCATCGCCCGCGCCTTTGCCTGCGAACCTGCAATCCTATTCGCCGATGAACCCACCGGCAATCTTGATAACCGTACCGGCAAAGACGTATCGGATTTGCTGATGGCACTGAACCGCGAGCAGGGCACCACGTTGGTAATGGTTACTCATGACGAACAGCTGGCGGTCCGCTGTGGCCGACAGTTCCACATTGAGGGTGGCGTGTTGAGCGAGCCGGAAACCCGCCAGGAGGCAGTAACCTGA
- the htpG gene encoding molecular chaperone HtpG translates to MTVESQKETLGFQTEVKQLLQLMIHSLYSNKEIFLRELVSNASDAEDKLRFAALKDDGLYEGDSELKIRLAYDAEANTVTLSDNGIGMAREDVVSNLGTIARSGTADFLKQLSGDEKNDSKLIGQFGVGFYSSFIVADQVDVFTRRAGAPASEGVHWASKGDGEFTIETVERAQRGTEIVLQLKPEAKEFADGMRLRNLVKKYSDHISFPVVMASESEEEEQKGKDETVNDATALWTLPRTEIKDEEYKEFYKHISHDFEDPLSWSHNKVEGKLDYTSLLYLPARAPFDLYNRETPRGLKLYVQRVFVMDDAEQFLPLYLRFTKGVIDSSDLSLNVSREILQSDSIVDSIRTAVTKRVLDMLSKLSKKEGDAYQKFWNEFGAVLKEGPAEDFGNREKIAGLLRFASTHTGEEAQNVSLEHYIGRMKEGQKKIYYITADNFMAAKSSPHLEVFRKKGIEVLILSDRIDEWMMGYLNDFDSKQFQDVARGELDLGDVETEEDKKHQEEATKEHQGLLERIKKALEERVQEVRVTNRLTDSPACLVVADFDMGAQMKKIMEAAGQSVPDSKPIFEINVDHPLVQRLEREQSEDRFGELSAVLLDQATLASGEQLKDPGAYVTRLNRLLLELAG, encoded by the coding sequence ATGACGGTTGAATCGCAAAAAGAAACTCTGGGTTTTCAGACCGAAGTAAAGCAGCTGCTACAGCTGATGATTCACTCCTTGTATTCCAACAAGGAAATTTTCCTTCGTGAGCTGGTTTCCAACGCTTCTGACGCAGAAGACAAGCTGCGCTTCGCCGCTCTGAAAGACGACGGCTTGTACGAAGGCGATTCCGAGCTCAAAATTCGCCTGGCATACGATGCCGAAGCCAATACCGTCACCTTGAGTGACAACGGTATTGGTATGGCCCGCGAAGACGTGGTCAGCAATCTGGGTACTATTGCCCGTTCCGGCACCGCGGATTTCCTGAAGCAGCTGTCTGGTGATGAGAAAAATGACAGCAAGCTGATTGGCCAGTTTGGTGTCGGTTTTTACTCGTCATTCATTGTGGCTGACCAGGTTGACGTATTTACCCGCCGCGCCGGTGCACCCGCATCCGAAGGCGTACATTGGGCGTCTAAAGGCGACGGTGAATTCACCATCGAAACCGTTGAACGCGCTCAGCGTGGCACCGAAATTGTGTTGCAGTTGAAGCCGGAAGCCAAAGAATTTGCCGATGGCATGCGCCTGCGTAACCTAGTAAAGAAGTACTCTGACCACATTTCGTTTCCGGTGGTCATGGCGTCTGAATCCGAGGAAGAAGAGCAAAAGGGCAAAGACGAAACTGTCAACGATGCCACTGCACTCTGGACACTGCCGCGCACGGAAATTAAAGACGAGGAATACAAAGAGTTCTATAAGCACATCTCCCACGATTTCGAAGATCCTTTGAGCTGGTCTCACAATAAAGTGGAAGGCAAACTGGACTACACCAGCCTGCTGTACCTTCCGGCTCGCGCGCCGTTTGACCTGTACAACCGCGAAACACCCCGTGGCTTGAAACTCTACGTTCAGCGCGTATTCGTTATGGACGACGCCGAACAGTTCCTGCCGCTGTATCTGCGCTTCACCAAGGGTGTGATTGATTCCAGCGACCTGTCGCTGAACGTGTCCCGTGAAATTCTGCAGAGCGATAGCATCGTCGACAGCATTCGCACCGCGGTCACCAAGCGAGTTCTGGACATGCTGTCGAAGCTGTCTAAGAAAGAAGGCGACGCATACCAGAAATTCTGGAACGAATTTGGCGCGGTATTAAAAGAAGGCCCGGCGGAAGACTTCGGCAACCGCGAAAAAATTGCCGGTCTGCTGCGTTTTGCCTCTACCCACACCGGTGAAGAAGCCCAGAATGTATCTTTGGAGCACTACATCGGTCGCATGAAAGAAGGCCAGAAAAAGATTTACTACATCACTGCTGACAACTTCATGGCCGCCAAGAGCAGCCCGCACCTGGAAGTGTTCCGCAAGAAAGGCATTGAAGTGCTGATTCTATCTGACCGCATTGACGAGTGGATGATGGGTTACCTCAATGACTTCGACAGCAAGCAGTTTCAGGATGTGGCTCGCGGCGAGCTGGATCTGGGTGATGTAGAAACCGAAGAAGACAAAAAGCATCAGGAAGAAGCTACCAAAGAACATCAAGGCCTGCTCGAGCGCATAAAAAAGGCTTTGGAAGAACGGGTTCAAGAAGTGCGCGTAACCAACCGGTTGACCGATTCACCAGCCTGCCTGGTGGTGGCGGATTTCGACATGGGCGCCCAGATGAAGAAGATTATGGAAGCCGCTGGCCAGAGCGTGCCAGACAGCAAGCCGATCTTCGAAATCAACGTGGACCACCCGCTGGTGCAGCGCTTGGAGCGTGAGCAGAGTGAAGATCGCTTTGGCGAGCTGTCTGCGGTTTTGCTGGATCAGGCTACCCTGGCCAGTGGCGAACAGCTGAAAGACCCGGGCGCCTACGTAACACGCCTGAACCGTTTACTGTTGGAACTGGCTGGCTAA
- a CDS encoding M18 family aminopeptidase — MEHIDFNNDLLSFLNQSPTPWHAVATMKKQLDSSGFHPLDEKDDWSLQAGNGYYVIRNGSSIVAFRTGNTDTTKAGVRMVGAHTDSPCLKVKPNPVLRRKGFLQLGVEVYGGALLNPWFDRDLSLAGRVTYGDCNGQVQDALIDFRKPVAFIPSLAIHLDREANSNRTVNPQTDLPPVLMQVPEDDTTDFASLLITQLKAENGVTAERILGYELSFYDVQQAGFVGLRNNFIASARLDNLLSCYIGLQALLETSGEQPALLVCNDHEEVGSMSAEGAQGPFLSSVLERWCGAGKSRAIAHSMMISADNAHGIHPNFMDKHDENHGPQLNAGPVIKVNHNQRYATNSRSAAVYRHLSDQLGLPHQTFVVRSDMGCGSTIGPLTAANLGVTTLDIGVPQLGMHSIREMIGSDDAYTLFKVLTGFYQSPQVF, encoded by the coding sequence ATGGAACATATTGATTTCAACAACGATCTGCTTTCGTTTCTGAACCAGTCACCAACGCCCTGGCACGCTGTCGCTACCATGAAAAAACAGCTGGACAGCTCGGGTTTTCATCCTTTGGATGAAAAAGACGACTGGTCGCTGCAAGCCGGCAACGGTTATTACGTCATTCGCAACGGCTCGTCGATTGTGGCTTTTCGTACTGGTAATACGGACACAACCAAAGCCGGCGTGCGCATGGTTGGCGCACACACTGACAGCCCGTGCCTGAAAGTAAAGCCCAATCCGGTACTCCGTCGCAAAGGCTTCTTGCAACTGGGCGTTGAAGTCTATGGCGGTGCCTTGCTGAACCCGTGGTTTGATCGTGATCTTTCTCTGGCCGGGCGAGTCACATACGGTGACTGCAATGGGCAAGTGCAAGATGCACTGATCGACTTCCGCAAGCCGGTGGCGTTTATACCCAGCCTGGCCATTCATCTGGATCGCGAAGCAAACAGCAACCGCACGGTGAACCCTCAAACCGATTTGCCTCCGGTCCTGATGCAGGTGCCTGAAGATGACACCACCGATTTTGCCAGCCTGCTGATCACTCAGCTGAAAGCCGAGAACGGCGTTACCGCCGAGCGTATTCTGGGCTACGAACTGAGCTTTTACGACGTGCAGCAAGCGGGCTTTGTAGGTCTGCGCAATAACTTTATTGCGTCAGCGCGGCTGGATAATTTGTTGAGCTGTTACATCGGCTTGCAAGCATTGCTGGAAACAAGCGGTGAACAGCCGGCGTTACTTGTGTGCAACGACCACGAAGAAGTGGGCAGTATGTCGGCTGAAGGTGCCCAGGGGCCTTTTTTAAGCTCGGTGCTGGAGCGCTGGTGTGGCGCAGGAAAAAGCCGTGCGATTGCCCATTCAATGATGATTTCGGCGGACAACGCCCACGGCATTCATCCGAATTTTATGGACAAGCACGACGAGAATCACGGCCCTCAGCTAAACGCTGGCCCGGTAATCAAAGTAAATCACAATCAGCGTTATGCAACCAACAGCCGGTCGGCGGCTGTGTATCGTCACCTGAGTGACCAGTTGGGCCTGCCCCACCAGACCTTCGTGGTGCGCAGTGATATGGGCTGTGGCAGCACCATAGGACCGCTGACAGCCGCGAATCTGGGCGTGACCACCCTAGACATTGGCGTGCCCCAGCTTGGTATGCATTCCATTCGCGAGATGATTGGTTCCGACGACGCCTATACGTTGTTCAAAGTATTGACCGGTTTTTATCAAAGCCCCCAGGTTTTTTGA
- a CDS encoding DUF2835 domain-containing protein — protein sequence MQRIVVDISIGPDEWIKLYQGLAQDVTARARDGRSVRFPARILSRFYLNDGIRGSFCISFNDQGKFETIERV from the coding sequence ATGCAACGCATTGTGGTGGACATTAGCATTGGCCCTGACGAGTGGATAAAACTCTACCAGGGCCTTGCACAGGATGTGACCGCACGGGCCCGGGACGGACGCTCTGTCCGTTTCCCGGCTCGAATTCTTTCCCGCTTTTATCTGAACGATGGCATTCGTGGCAGTTTTTGCATTAGCTTCAACGACCAAGGAAAGTTTGAAACCATAGAACGCGTATAA
- a CDS encoding iron-containing alcohol dehydrogenase has translation MSRQYYEFFCPVKVIAGKAALEHIPYELTSIGAKRPMIVTDKGVRAAGLLDPVIAACEDSGLEIVSIFDDVPPDSSISVVRTIAALYRKEKCDSIIAVGGGSAIDTGKAVNILVSEGGDDLAKYSGAGVIKKPLNPFFVVPTTAGTGSEVTSVAVITDEVKGVKLPFTSAFLLPNAAIIDPRMTITLPPHITAATAMDAMTHSVEAFTCMAKNPLSDAYATAAIKKVSQFLPKVMDNPKDVDGRLELAQASTMAGIAFSNSMVGLVHALGHATGAICHLPHGLCMSLYLPYVLEYNLETIRQPLGELLLYLDGPEVYSATPSSRRAEASIAALRKMRNALYQQCKLPRSLKESGKVTYDQLEAIAQMALDDGAIMFNPKEADLKDVRAVLENAWAG, from the coding sequence ATGAGCCGCCAATATTACGAGTTCTTCTGTCCGGTGAAGGTTATTGCCGGCAAAGCCGCTCTGGAACACATCCCCTACGAACTGACCAGCATCGGGGCCAAACGCCCGATGATTGTGACCGACAAGGGCGTGCGCGCAGCCGGCCTGCTAGACCCGGTGATTGCCGCCTGCGAAGACAGCGGTTTAGAGATTGTCAGCATTTTTGATGACGTGCCACCCGATTCGTCCATCAGCGTGGTGCGCACCATTGCAGCGCTCTACCGCAAAGAAAAGTGCGACTCGATCATCGCCGTAGGCGGTGGCTCAGCCATTGATACCGGTAAAGCGGTGAACATTCTGGTGTCTGAGGGCGGTGATGACCTGGCCAAGTACAGCGGTGCTGGTGTGATCAAGAAGCCGTTGAATCCGTTTTTTGTGGTGCCTACCACTGCAGGTACCGGCTCGGAAGTGACGTCTGTAGCGGTGATTACCGACGAGGTAAAAGGCGTAAAACTGCCCTTTACGTCTGCATTTTTGCTGCCCAACGCAGCGATCATTGACCCGCGAATGACCATTACCCTGCCACCGCACATCACTGCGGCCACAGCCATGGACGCCATGACCCATTCGGTAGAAGCCTTCACCTGCATGGCGAAAAACCCGCTCAGCGACGCTTATGCCACAGCGGCCATCAAAAAGGTCAGCCAGTTTCTGCCCAAGGTGATGGACAACCCCAAAGACGTCGACGGCCGCCTGGAATTGGCGCAGGCATCGACTATGGCAGGCATCGCGTTCTCCAATTCCATGGTGGGCCTGGTACATGCGCTTGGCCACGCCACGGGCGCTATCTGCCACCTGCCCCACGGCCTGTGCATGAGCCTGTACCTGCCCTACGTGCTGGAATACAACCTGGAAACCATCCGCCAGCCTCTGGGTGAGCTTTTGCTTTATTTGGATGGCCCGGAAGTGTATTCCGCCACGCCTTCCAGTCGCCGCGCCGAAGCCAGCATTGCCGCCCTTCGCAAGATGCGTAACGCCCTGTATCAGCAATGTAAATTGCCGCGTTCTCTGAAAGAGAGCGGCAAGGTGACCTATGACCAGCTGGAAGCCATTGCCCAGATGGCGCTGGACGACGGCGCTATCATGTTCAACCCGAAAGAAGCCGATTTGAAAGACGTGCGTGCCGTATTGGAAAACGCCTGGGCCGGATAA
- a CDS encoding arylesterase, whose product MFKNTVLPAVRSFALLLVLVMTPGLISANTLLVMGDSLSAAYGVPEETAWVNLLRQRLADKGHNDWSVVNASISGETADGGARRLPGLLNKHQPQLVIVELGGNDGLRGFPPQVIEKNLALMLKNSQQAGAQTLLVGMQIPPNYGDRYTQAFAAIFGDLAQRFNSALVPFFLDDIYNVDSLMQSDGIHPTEPAQSILLDNVWPHLVPLL is encoded by the coding sequence GTGTTCAAGAATACGGTTTTACCGGCGGTCAGATCATTTGCACTGCTGCTTGTGCTGGTTATGACGCCAGGTTTGATCAGTGCCAACACCCTGCTGGTAATGGGCGACAGCCTGAGCGCGGCCTATGGCGTGCCGGAAGAAACCGCCTGGGTAAATTTGCTGCGCCAACGCCTGGCCGACAAGGGCCACAACGACTGGAGCGTGGTAAATGCCAGCATCAGCGGCGAAACAGCCGACGGCGGAGCCCGCCGGCTGCCGGGTTTACTGAACAAGCACCAGCCGCAACTGGTGATCGTGGAGCTGGGTGGCAACGATGGTCTGCGCGGTTTTCCACCGCAGGTGATCGAAAAAAACCTGGCTTTGATGCTTAAGAACAGCCAACAGGCTGGCGCCCAAACCCTACTGGTGGGTATGCAAATACCACCCAATTACGGCGACCGTTACACCCAGGCTTTTGCCGCTATTTTCGGAGATCTTGCACAGCGCTTCAACTCCGCACTGGTGCCTTTCTTCCTGGACGACATTTACAACGTTGACAGCTTAATGCAAAGCGATGGCATTCACCCCACAGAACCGGCGCAAAGCATTCTGTTGGACAATGTGTGGCCCCACCTGGTGCCTTTGCTTTGA
- a CDS encoding ABC transporter permease, with the protein MAATGKLQSVRREWRERDVRVVLAALIIAVATVATIALFASQLQRTLVSSASSFLAADRQLESENGQPLPPAWLVEAQQRGLETAEMTEFSTMVFGGGNFQLVSVKAVSDGYPLRGEVEIRTSFDEPRQTLKSGPAPGEIWINPRLLRLLELNVGDELELGTRTLVIGSLLEREPDGGFNMAALAPRVMMHQADVASTSVLQEGSRVSFVYLFAGGAAELSGFEQWLRPQLQPSQEWRSVRDGETLSASLERAESFLLLGGSLAVLLAAVAVAVASRQYAVSQRDTVALLKTLGVGSPRIGRLYLRRLAVWGVVGMVGGLLVALPLFWGLSQILGDVLDQPVDVYLDPKALTPALLTALVSLFAFAYPPIRRLRKVPAMRVLRSQPGESRRELVPDFIIGIVGVFGLVWAYAGDVQLVLALLVGLGLLLSTLVLLGWMMVLGLRTVRGGGNAWRLALLGLYRHRQASLSQIAVFAMTLMLATTLILVRTSLLDDWRAQLPEGAPNHFMVNISPQAVNDIDEFWNSRGQPLDAMYPMVRGRLTLLNGEPVKEAVSKDERVNALNRELNLTWMDTLPENNRIVDGEWFAPGKTDGVSVESELAEKLGITPGDSLTFTIGSEQITEIVTSIRSVQWDSMTPNFYVAFSPDSSLRQLPATWITSFFLPKTAKNELNAFSRQFPTVSVLEVDNIIERIQLIVVQITQAIEAILGLILAAALVVMAAVVSATLQDRQREGALLRTLGGRQSLLVRATMLEFALLGGFAGILGVVAAEAAVFALQMKMFEGAFRVHWQIVLPIPFISAVVLALFGRWQLRPVLTVSPMLLLRRLE; encoded by the coding sequence ATGGCGGCCACCGGTAAATTGCAGTCGGTGCGCCGCGAATGGCGCGAGCGGGATGTTCGGGTGGTGTTGGCGGCACTGATCATTGCCGTGGCCACGGTGGCCACCATCGCGTTGTTTGCCAGCCAGTTGCAACGCACCTTGGTGTCATCGGCCAGCTCGTTTCTAGCCGCTGACCGCCAGCTGGAATCGGAAAACGGTCAACCGCTGCCGCCGGCCTGGCTCGTTGAGGCACAACAGCGTGGATTGGAAACGGCGGAAATGACCGAGTTTTCGACCATGGTGTTTGGCGGTGGCAACTTCCAATTGGTTTCGGTAAAAGCGGTCAGCGATGGTTATCCGCTGCGTGGCGAAGTCGAAATTCGCACGAGCTTCGATGAGCCACGGCAAACCCTGAAATCTGGCCCAGCTCCCGGCGAGATTTGGATAAACCCGCGCTTGCTGCGCTTGCTGGAACTGAATGTGGGCGATGAGCTTGAGTTGGGTACGCGCACGTTAGTGATCGGCAGTCTTCTGGAACGCGAGCCTGACGGTGGCTTTAACATGGCCGCGTTGGCGCCACGGGTGATGATGCATCAAGCTGATGTCGCATCGACCAGCGTTCTGCAAGAAGGCAGCCGGGTCAGCTTTGTGTATCTGTTCGCTGGCGGTGCGGCTGAGCTATCGGGTTTTGAGCAGTGGCTAAGACCCCAGCTGCAACCCAGTCAGGAATGGCGCAGTGTGCGTGACGGTGAAACTCTGTCGGCATCACTGGAGCGAGCTGAAAGCTTCCTGCTGCTGGGCGGCAGCCTGGCCGTCCTGCTGGCCGCGGTGGCGGTTGCAGTGGCCAGTCGTCAATACGCCGTGTCGCAGCGCGATACGGTTGCGCTGCTGAAAACCCTGGGTGTTGGCAGCCCTCGCATCGGCCGTTTGTACCTGCGCCGACTGGCCGTTTGGGGCGTTGTCGGCATGGTCGGTGGTTTGCTGGTGGCCTTGCCGCTGTTCTGGGGCCTGAGTCAGATTTTAGGTGATGTGCTGGATCAGCCAGTTGACGTTTACCTCGACCCGAAGGCGCTAACGCCGGCGCTTTTGACGGCCCTTGTGTCGCTGTTCGCTTTTGCTTACCCGCCCATACGCCGCCTGCGCAAAGTGCCCGCTATGCGGGTGCTGCGCAGCCAGCCGGGGGAATCCCGGCGCGAGCTGGTACCCGACTTCATCATCGGTATCGTGGGTGTGTTTGGTTTGGTCTGGGCTTACGCCGGCGATGTGCAGCTGGTGTTGGCGTTATTAGTGGGCCTGGGCCTACTTCTGTCGACTTTGGTGTTGCTGGGCTGGATGATGGTATTGGGTTTGCGCACAGTGCGTGGTGGCGGCAACGCCTGGCGCCTGGCGTTATTGGGTCTTTACCGACACCGCCAGGCGAGCTTGTCACAAATTGCTGTATTCGCCATGACGCTGATGCTGGCCACCACACTGATTTTGGTGCGCACCTCTTTGCTGGACGACTGGCGTGCGCAGCTGCCTGAAGGCGCGCCCAATCACTTTATGGTCAATATCAGCCCCCAGGCTGTGAACGATATCGACGAGTTCTGGAACAGTCGCGGCCAGCCTCTGGACGCCATGTACCCCATGGTGCGTGGCCGCCTGACGTTGCTCAACGGCGAACCGGTGAAAGAGGCGGTGAGTAAAGACGAGCGGGTGAATGCGTTGAACCGCGAGCTGAACCTGACCTGGATGGATACGCTGCCAGAAAACAACCGTATTGTGGATGGTGAATGGTTTGCCCCAGGCAAAACTGACGGCGTATCGGTGGAATCTGAGCTGGCTGAAAAGCTTGGTATTACGCCGGGTGACAGTCTGACCTTCACCATTGGTTCCGAGCAGATCACTGAAATCGTGACCAGTATCCGCAGCGTGCAGTGGGACAGTATGACACCTAACTTCTACGTGGCTTTTTCGCCAGACAGCAGTCTGCGCCAGTTGCCGGCAACCTGGATCACCAGTTTCTTTTTGCCAAAAACGGCGAAAAACGAACTGAACGCGTTTTCCCGTCAGTTCCCCACAGTGTCGGTGCTCGAAGTTGACAATATTATCGAGCGCATTCAGCTGATTGTGGTGCAAATTACCCAAGCCATCGAGGCTATCTTGGGGTTGATTTTGGCCGCTGCGCTGGTGGTGATGGCGGCGGTGGTCAGTGCCACTTTGCAGGATCGCCAGCGCGAAGGGGCGCTGCTGCGTACCTTGGGCGGTCGTCAGAGTTTGCTGGTGCGGGCAACCATGCTGGAATTCGCGTTGCTGGGAGGTTTTGCCGGTATTCTCGGGGTTGTTGCGGCTGAAGCCGCGGTCTTCGCGCTTCAGATGAAAATGTTCGAAGGGGCTTTCCGCGTTCATTGGCAGATAGTGTTACCGATTCCGTTTATCAGTGCTGTGGTACTGGCGCTGTTCGGGCGCTGGCAGTTGCGCCCGGTGTTAACCGTGTCGCCGATGCTGCTGTTGCGGCGACTGGAGTAG
- a CDS encoding M48 family metalloprotease yields MLKALLTALTLAFTLAGCSVNPVTGERQLSIIPESQELTMGAEQYKPTQQTQGGLFYLDPELTVYVREVGMKLAAVSDRPDLPYDFVVLNSSVPNAWALPGGKIAINRGLLTAFSDEAQLASVLGHEIVHAAARHSVQRMQQAQIIGLGVGALGLALTDNEWAGMVMGGAAVGAQLALAQYSQDHELESDYFGIRYMKAAGYDPQAAVELQQIFLEMSKGRSAGFIDGLFATHPPSAKRVAANRKLVSEIGGGGYRGEDVYQKKTALLRKLQPAYDAHDKAVELAGKKEYAAAIDKVNQAIKLAPREAMFYNLRGRLYQQQENLDKAAKDFDKAVELYPEMYVYRINNGLNALEQNNLAKAKDNLTQANQSMPTSIAFLRLGDIAVKQNDRGEAITNYRTAAQAGGDIGQEAQAKLARLSQ; encoded by the coding sequence ATGTTGAAAGCCCTACTTACCGCGTTAACGCTGGCTTTTACGTTGGCCGGCTGTTCAGTCAACCCTGTCACCGGGGAACGCCAGCTGTCCATCATTCCGGAAAGTCAGGAATTGACTATGGGTGCCGAGCAATACAAACCGACTCAGCAAACCCAGGGAGGCCTGTTTTATCTCGACCCTGAGCTGACCGTTTACGTACGCGAAGTGGGCATGAAACTGGCGGCGGTGAGCGACCGGCCTGACCTACCCTACGATTTTGTGGTGTTGAACAGCAGCGTGCCCAACGCCTGGGCCCTGCCCGGCGGCAAGATTGCCATCAATCGCGGCCTGCTGACAGCGTTCAGCGATGAAGCCCAGCTGGCCTCGGTGCTGGGCCACGAGATTGTGCACGCCGCTGCCCGCCACAGTGTGCAGCGTATGCAGCAGGCGCAGATTATAGGCTTGGGAGTGGGTGCTCTGGGCCTGGCGCTGACGGATAACGAATGGGCGGGCATGGTGATGGGCGGCGCAGCCGTTGGCGCACAACTGGCGCTGGCGCAATACAGCCAGGACCACGAACTGGAGTCCGACTATTTTGGTATCCGCTATATGAAAGCAGCCGGCTATGACCCCCAGGCCGCTGTAGAACTGCAGCAGATTTTTCTGGAAATGTCCAAGGGCCGCAGCGCTGGATTCATCGACGGACTGTTTGCCACTCACCCGCCATCCGCCAAACGAGTGGCCGCGAACCGTAAGCTGGTGAGCGAAATCGGTGGCGGCGGCTATCGCGGTGAAGACGTATACCAGAAGAAAACCGCCCTGCTGCGAAAGCTGCAGCCTGCTTACGACGCCCACGACAAGGCGGTGGAATTGGCTGGCAAGAAAGAATACGCGGCGGCCATCGACAAGGTAAACCAGGCGATCAAGCTGGCCCCGCGAGAAGCGATGTTTTACAACCTGCGCGGGCGTTTGTACCAGCAGCAGGAAAATCTGGACAAAGCCGCTAAGGATTTTGACAAGGCGGTTGAGCTTTACCCGGAAATGTACGTTTACCGTATCAACAACGGCCTGAACGCGCTGGAACAGAATAACCTGGCCAAAGCCAAAGACAATCTGACCCAGGCCAACCAGTCGATGCCTACGTCCATCGCGTTTCTGCGCCTCGGAGACATTGCGGTGAAACAAAACGACCGTGGCGAGGCCATTACCAACTACCGCACGGCTGCGCAGGCCGGTGGCGACATCGGCCAGGAAGCTCAAGCCAAGTTAGCGCGCCTGAGTCAATAA
- a CDS encoding tRNA dihydrouridine synthase, with amino-acid sequence MRIILAPMEGLVDAPIRETLTKVGGIDRCVTEFIRVTHGMLPPRIFYKYAPELHNNSLTRVGVPVAVQLLGSDPHMMARHGAKAAELGATQVDINFGCPAKTVNKHKGGCVLMREPELMHEIVAAVRQAVPATVLVTAKMRLGYDDRSMGVACAQALEAAGAGEIVIHARSKKDGYKPPAYWEEIAKAREAVKAKVIANGDIFTVADYWRCREVSGCDDVMIGRGLVARPDLARQIRASQRGESIEMMTWLEALALVQEYGCALQGWLEDKYVTGRIKQWMNYLRQGFSEAEALWPQARKIREVAPMFEFLNQATAVDQRLIDCCGQQDVANSLN; translated from the coding sequence ATGCGAATTATTCTGGCCCCGATGGAAGGGCTGGTGGATGCACCTATCCGTGAAACTCTCACCAAAGTGGGCGGTATTGACCGGTGCGTAACCGAATTTATTCGCGTAACCCACGGCATGCTGCCGCCGCGAATTTTCTATAAATACGCGCCCGAACTTCATAACAACTCGCTGACCCGGGTGGGCGTGCCAGTGGCGGTTCAGCTGCTGGGCTCCGACCCGCATATGATGGCCCGCCACGGTGCCAAAGCCGCAGAACTGGGCGCCACCCAGGTGGACATCAACTTTGGCTGCCCGGCCAAAACCGTGAACAAGCACAAAGGCGGTTGTGTACTGATGCGTGAGCCCGAGCTAATGCACGAAATTGTTGCCGCCGTGCGCCAGGCGGTGCCTGCGACGGTTTTGGTGACAGCGAAAATGCGTCTGGGTTATGACGACCGCTCGATGGGTGTGGCCTGTGCGCAAGCATTGGAGGCAGCCGGTGCCGGCGAAATCGTGATTCACGCCCGCAGTAAAAAAGACGGTTATAAGCCGCCTGCCTACTGGGAAGAAATTGCCAAGGCGCGGGAAGCGGTAAAGGCCAAGGTAATCGCCAACGGTGATATTTTCACGGTGGCTGACTACTGGCGCTGTCGTGAAGTGTCTGGCTGTGACGACGTAATGATTGGCCGTGGCCTGGTGGCGCGGCCGGATTTGGCACGCCAAATTCGCGCCAGCCAGCGCGGTGAAAGCATCGAAATGATGACCTGGCTGGAAGCACTGGCTTTGGTGCAGGAATACGGCTGCGCGCTTCAGGGCTGGCTGGAGGACAAATACGTAACCGGGCGCATTAAACAATGGATGAATTATTTGCGCCAGGGTTTTAGCGAAGCCGAGGCCCTTTGGCCCCAAGCACGAAAAATTCGTGAAGTAGCACCTATGTTCGAGTTCCTTAACCAGGCCACAGCCGTCGATCAACGTCTAATTGATTGCTGCGGACAGCAGGATGTCGCGAACAGTCTAAACTAG